A genomic segment from Triticum dicoccoides isolate Atlit2015 ecotype Zavitan chromosome 1A, WEW_v2.0, whole genome shotgun sequence encodes:
- the LOC119288408 gene encoding putative receptor protein kinase ZmPK1, producing MATFVSLLLLLLGPLLRSCAAASAGVGHTLGAGSSLSVEDHERPFLVSPDATFSCGFLPAVHVDNAFYFSVWFTAATDRTAVWTANPGAPVNGRVSRVSFGDDGKLGLADANGTTVWDSRNAGSKHFTVSLLDTGNLRVLDPSTGRAVWQSFDWPTDTLLPSQPLTKDTKLVAGYYSLYYDNDNVLRLLYDGPQIASIYWPDRDIGVFGSGRTNYNSSRVAVLDDTGLFLSSDNLRVEASDLGAAGVKRRLTIEQDGSVRMYSLDAAGGWAVTWAAVKQPCSVHGLCGKNAICEYQPSFRCSCAPGYEMVDRRDWRKGCNPTFSLPTTNCSASSEKQFTFVKVASTDFYGYDVGYNSSVTFQYCKSLCLRMCSCAAFAYKKDGTGQCYTKGVLFNGYTSPTAPGNIYLKVPSDINAEAPPPSMALDCSLNVSDAAIDPPTYVDRYGALRSGPNLSYLFWFAAVLGFLELLFAATAWWFMSGQESMPSSMEAGYRLVMGTQFRRFTYRELKKVTGDFNEVLGRGGSGVVYRGVLDKTTVVAVKELTNVMQGEEEFWAEMTVFGRINHINLVRIWGFCSEGKHKLLVYEYVENGSLDRHLFGEDIGKALAWRERFKIALGTARGLAYLHHECLEWVIHCDVKPENILLTRDLDPKIADFGLSKLSGRKAIADGMQLSQMRGTTGYMAPEWVLGLPIDAKVDVYSYGVVLLEILMGSRITEQRTVDGKERLQMSQIVQALKQVVASGDVMSLVDSRLNGQFNPRQAMEMLKISLSCIMEERGSRPAMDDIFKALIACDDEDEHPAYLL from the coding sequence ATGGCCACATtcgttagtcttcttcttcttcttcttggtccgCTGCTGCGCTCCTGTGCAGCAGCATCGGCGGGAGTAGGACACACGCTGGGCGCCGGGTCATCCCTGTCCGTGGAGGACCACGAGCGGCCCTTCCTGGTGTCGCCGGACGCCACCTTCTCCTGCGGCTTCCTCCCAGCCGTCCATGTCGACAACGCCTTCTATTTCTCCGTCTGGTTCACCGCGGCCACGGACCGGACCGCCGTCTGGACGGCCAACCCCGGCGCCCCCGTGAACGGCCGGGTCTCCCGTGTATCCTTCGGCGACGACGGCAAGCTGGGCCTCGCCGACGCCAACGGGACGACCGTGTGGGACAGCAGGAACGCCGGCAGCAAGCACTTCACCGTCTCCCTCCTCGACACCGGCAATCTTCGGGTCCTGGATCCGTCCACCGGCCGTGCCGTGTGGCAGAGCTTCGACTGGCCCACGGACACCCTGCTCCCGTCGCAGCCGCTGACCAAGGACACGAAGCTCGTCGCCGGCTACTACTCCCTCTACTACGACAACGACAACGTGCTGCGGCTCTTGTATGACGGCCCGCAGATCGCCAGCATCTACTGGCCTGACCGGGATATAGGCGTGTTCGGGAGCGGCCGGACCAACTACAACAGCTCACGTGTCGCCGTCCTCGACGACACCGGCCTGTTCCTCTCCAGCGACAACCTCCGAGTCGAGGCCTCCGACCTGGGCGCCGCCGGCGTCAAGAGGCGGCTAACCATCGAGCAGGACGGAAGCGTGAGGATGTACAGCCTGGATGCCGCCGGCGGATGGGCGGTCACGTGGGCTGCCGTGAAGCAGCCGTGCTCCGTCCATGGGCTGTGCGGCAAGAACGCCATATGTGAATACCAACCCTCCTTCCGGTGCTCCTGCGCGCCGGGGTACGAGATGGTGGACCGCCGGGACTGGAGGAAGGGCTGCAACCCGACCTTCAGCCTCCCCACCACCAACTGCAGCGCGTCGTCGGAGAAGCAGTTCACGTTCGTCAAGGTGGCGTCCACCGACTTCTACGGCTACGACGTCGGGTACAACAGCTCCGTCACGTTCCAATACTGCAAGAGCCTCTGCTTGAGAATGTGCTCGTGCGCCGCCTTCGCCTACAAGAAGGATGGCACGGGCCAGTGCTACACGAAAGGGGTCCTCTTCAATGGTTACACGTCGCCCACCGCCCCCGGAAACATAtatctcaaggtgcctagcgacatcaacGCCGAGGCACCGCCGCCGTCCATGGCCCTCGACTGCAGTCTTAATGTCTCTGATGCGGCCATCGACCCGCCAACCTACGTCGACAGGTATGGGGCACTAAGAAGCGGCCCCAACTTGTCCTACCTCTTCTGGTTCGCCGCGGTGCTGGGATTTCTCGAGCTACTCTTCGCCGCCACGGCATGGTGGTTCATGTCTGGCCAGGAGAGCATGCCCAGCTCGATGGAGGCGGGCTACCGGCTCGTCATGGGGACCCAGTTCAGGAGGTTCACGTATCGAGAGCTCAAGAAAGTCACTGGGGACTTCAACGAGGTGCTCGGCCGCGGCGGCTCCGGCGTGGTGTACCGCGGCGTGCTTGACAAGACCACTGTGGTGGCAGTGAAGGAGCTGACAAACGTGATGCAGGGTGAGGAGGAGTTTTGGGCGGAGATGACGGTGTTTGGGAGGATCAACCATATCAACCTGGTGAGGATCTGGGGGTTCTGCTCCGAGGGCAAGCACAAGCTGCTGGTGTACGAGTACGTGGAGAACGGGTCGCTGGACAGGCACCTGTTCGGTGAGGACATCGGCAAGGCGCTAGCATGGAGAGAGCGGTTCAAGATCGCTTTGGGCACGGCGAGAGGCCTAGCCTACCTCCACCACGAGTGCCTCGAGTGGGTAATCCACTGCGACGTCAAGCCGGAGAACATCCTGCTCACTCGAGACCTCGACCCAAAGATCGCCGACTTCGGGTTGTCCAAGCTGTCCGGGAGGAAAGCCATCGCCGACGGCATGCAGCTCTCCCAGATGAGGGGGACGACAGGGTACATGGCACCCGAGTGGGTGTTGGGCCTGCCGATCGACGCCAAGGTCGACGTGTACAGCTATGGTGTTGTGCTTCTAGAGATCCTGATGGGAAGCAGGATAACAGAACAGAGGACTGTGGACGGCAAGGAGCGGCTACAGATGAGCCAGATCGTGCAGGCGCTGAAGcaggtggtggcaagcggagacgtCATGTCATTGGTGGATAGCAGGCTGAACGGGCAGTTCAACCCTCGACAGGCCAtggaaatgctcaagatctctttATCGTGCATCATGGAGGAGAGGGGCAGCAGGCCGGCCATGGATGACATCTTCAAGGCCCTCATAGCGTGCGATGATGAGGATGAACACCCTGCGTACTTGCTGTGA